In Oryza brachyantha chromosome 1, ObraRS2, whole genome shotgun sequence, the following are encoded in one genomic region:
- the LOC107303466 gene encoding protein LURP-one-related 11-like: MAKIQPLPAASSPEWHSGGGGLPGKKQAVCYTVWMKSLVFNGHGCTVYGSDGRVAFRVDNYGCRGSRDVFFMDTAGNTLIGIQAKSFGMLKRWEARRHHDGDSSLGEMPTTPWFSVQRGGRRRGRGGAMATVTLHGGGGGGRRAYRIDGCPRKSEYRISGAGEVVAEMARKRTASGVVLGEDVLTLTVGPDADHLLVLGLVVVCGLMNRAM, from the exons ATGGCCAAGATCCAGCCTCTCccggcggcctcctcgccggagtggcacagtggcggcggcggcctgccgGGGAAGAAGCAGGCTGTGTGCTACACGGTGTGGATGAAGTCGCTGGTGTTCAACGGCCATGGCTGCACGGTGTACGGCTCTGACGGCCGCGTCGCCTTCCGCGTCGACAACTACGGCTGCAGGGGCAGCCGCGACGTCTTCTTCATGGACACCGCCGGCAACACCCTCATCGGCATCCAAGCCAAG AGCTTCGGGATGCTGAAGAGATGGGAGGCACGCCGGCACCACGACGGCGACAGTAGTCTCGGGGAGATGCCGACGACGCCGTGGTTCAGCGTGCAGAGAGGGGGGCGGAGGCgcggacgaggaggagccATGGCCACCGTGACgttgcacggcggcggcggcggcgggaggagggcgTACAGGATCGACGGGTGCCCGCGCAAGTCAGAGTACAGGatcagcggcgccggcgaggtggtggcggagaTGGCGAGGAAGCGGACGGCGTCGGGGGTGGTGCTTGGGGAGGACGTGCTGACGCTGACGGTGGGCCCGGACGCCGATCACCTGCTCGTCTTGGGATTGGTCGTCGTCTGTGGCCTCATGAACCGCGCCATGTAG
- the LOC102721046 gene encoding uncharacterized protein LOC102721046, with the protein MAAPPGPVPAEGAGAAAGAPVAALAAPVGPRPYEVAVAAAELRPVDCNLAALCDHVQAEGFGSGAFSDVVVEAMGATYRLHRLIISRSAYFRNMLQGPWREAGAPTVVLHIDDANVDSEAIAIALAYLYGQPPKLNDNNAFRVLAAASFLDLQDLCTICTDFIISELWTSNFLQYQLFAESQDYGSHGERVRNACWGYLCQSATLELREVLPKLSSQTLHALLTSDELWVPNEEKRFELALYALLSKITLPDVEVSGNENLSLTSSSKGKSPMNEAGEEQLMGSELQKLKLHDNTESITAHNTIDIPDMNAEGSRRKVNDFSTGGPSGESTSYQFNEDIWLSGDQTRNHLSKTSSSNGLVPTEWGKPNAPLWGGRVVGRWQVRCVRGSSSLSSDEYNAFMNIFERGSLLYCNMSFDALLSVRKQLEEFGFPCKAANDGLWLQMLLCHRVEAIVADTCRNCCLTSNSCACKQAHVSSHHHYRQEHDRGSASGTVGNMYLADSHGEGNGVFGPVRVNVRGAVDGLAGIGRGNSNVPGAAWAPTRYVYSRVPYGLGSRNGQQSFANDESEPRVDFNGDISGDGLTALVNLTQEISISPHQAESIYETGMQVRYSGAASVSTPGGSSLQMQESKEHELGSNWETTENTTISLDMKTPLSHFPPFRFGVEFEDVHRLADSQVKHSTEVFYAGSLWKVSVQAFNDEDPHGRRTLGLFLHRRKAEPLDPLRKANMYVDPREKVTARYQLICPSKREVMIFGSLKQAGTLLPKAPKGWGWRTAILFDELGDLLQGGALRIAAVVQLV; encoded by the exons AtggccgcgccgcccggccccGTACCGGCcgagggggcgggggcggcggcgggggccccCGTGGCGGCCCTGGCCGCGCCGGTGGGGCCACGGCCGTACGAggtggccgtcgccgcggcggagctCCGGCCGGTGGACTGCAACCTCGCGGCGCTGTGCGACCACGTGCAGGCGGAGGGGTTCGGCTCCGGGGCGTTctccgacgtcgtcgtcgaggccaTGGGCGCCACCtaccgcctccaccgcctcaTCATCTCCCGCAGCGCCTACTTCAG GAATATGCTACAAGGTCCTTGGAGGGAGGCTGGAGCACCTACAGTGGTGTTGCATATAGATGATGCAAATGTTGATTCAGAAGCAATTGCAATTGCATTGGCATATCTTTACGGGCAGCCCCCAAAGCTTAATGATAACAATGCATTCCGAGTACTCGCGGCTGCATCGTTTCTAGACCTTCAG GATTTGTGTACAATATGTACTGACTTTATTATTTCTGAGCTCTGGACATCAAACTTTTTGCAATATCAG CTGTTTGCGGAAAGTCAAGACTATGGTAGTCATGGAGAACGTGTCAGAAATGCCTGCTGGGGTTATCTCTGCCAAAGTGCTACGCTGGAACTACGGGAG GTGCTTCCAAAACTCTCTTCACAAACTTTGCATGCTCTCCTTACATCTGACGAATTATGGGTACCTAATGAGGAGAAACG GTTTGAACTAGCATTATATGCTTTGCTTTCGAAGATCACTCTGCCTGATGTAGAAGTTAgtggaaatgaaaatttgagCCTTACATCAAGCTCAAAGGGAAAGAGTCCAATGAATGAAGCTGGTGAGGAGCAGCTTATGGGGTCTGAATTGCAGAAATTAAAATTGCATGACAACACAGAGAGTATAACTGCCCATAACACTATTGATATTCCAGATATG aatgcGGAAGGTTCCAGGAGGAAGGTAAATGATTTTTCCACAGGAGGACCATCTGGGGAAAGCACATCTTATCAATTTAACGAAGATATCTGGCTTTCTGGTGACCAAACAAGGAACCACCTCTCGAAAACTTCTTCCAGTAATGGGTTAGTACCAACTGAGTGGGGAAAGCCCAATGCACCACTTTGGGGTGGTAGGGTTGTTGGTCGGTGGCAAGTTAGATGCGTTAGGGGAagctcttctctttcttctgaTGAGTACAATGCTTTTATGAACATATTTGAAAGGGGTTCTCTTCTCTACtgtaatatgtcatttgatgcATTGTTAAGTGTTCGAAAGCAGCTTGAAGAGTTTGGGTTTCCTTGCAAAGCTGCAAATGATGGTCTTTGGCTACAG ATGCTTCTGTGTCACAGAGTGGAAGCAATAGTTGCTGATACTTGCAGAAATTGTTGCCTTACAAGTAATTCATGTGCTTGTAAACAAGCACATGTAAGTTCGCATCACCACTACAGGCAAGAGCATGATCGGGGCAGTGCTTCAGGTACTGTAGGTAATATGTACCTTGCAGATTCCCATGGTGAAGGAAATGGTGTTTTTGGCCCTGTCCGTGTTAATGTCAGAGGAGCAGTTGATGGACTTGCTGGTATTGGGAGAGGAAACTCTAATGTTCCTGGTGCAGCTTGGGCTCCCACACGCTACGTCTACTCTCGTGTTCCTTATGGACTTGGTTCAAGAAATGGTCAACAATCGTTCGCAAATGATGAATCAGAACCTAGAGTTGACTTCAATGGAGATATTTCGGGAGATGGCCTGACTGCGTTGGTTAATCTTACCCAAGAAATCAGTATCTCTCCTCATCAGGCAGAAAGCATATATGAGACAGGTATGCAAGTTAGATATTCCGGTGCTGCTTCTGTTTCGACCCCAGGTGGTTCCTCTCTCCAGATGCAGGAGTCAAAAGAGCATGAACTTGGGTCCAATTGGGAAACTACAGAGAACACAACTATCTCATTGGACATGAAAACACCACTCAGTCATTTTCCTCCTTTCCGCTTTGG GGTTGAGTTTGAAGATGTCCACAGGCTTGCAGATAGTCAGGTGAAACATTCCACTGAAGTATTTTATGCAGGCTCTCTGTGGAAG GTAAGTGTCCAGGCATTCAATGACGAGGATCCTCATGGGCGTCGCACCCTTG GACTCTTTCTGCACCGACGCAAGGCTGAGCCATTAGACCCCTTGAGGAAG gCCAACATGTATGTAGATCCCCGGGAAAAGGTCACTGCTCGGTATCAG CTTATCTGTCCATCGAAGAGGGAGGTGATGATATTCGGGAGCCTGAAGCAGGCTGGCACGCTCCTACCCAAAGCTCCAAAAGGGTGGGGTTGGCGCACTGCCATATTGTTCGATGAACTTGGTGATCTTCTCCAGGGTGGAGCCCTGAGAATTGCTGCAGTAGTGCAGCTTGTCTAA
- the LOC102720486 gene encoding uncharacterized protein LOC102720486 isoform X2, translating to MPLPTMAHSSSFLLPSPPADDAAAAATAYAVVVLNQRLPRFAPLIWDRAQLRVCADGGANRVFDGMPELLPGDDPEEVRMRYKPDVIKGDMDSIRPEVKEYYSNLGTEIVDKSHDQDTTDLHKCVSFITKKPPGSEKSMLSILVLGALGGRFDHEMGNINVLYRFSNVRIILLSDDCSIFLLPKTHSHEIHIVRSIEGPHCGLIPMGAPSARTTTTGLRWNLVGKDVDGVEDSVIIRSLQALAVPLIGNACHVFMHGFNSVQIYGAEKLQQALQERPKGKPLLTVSNHVAAMDDPFVIASILPPSVMLEAQKLRWTLCATDRCFTNPILSTFFRSVKVLPVSRGDGIYQKGMDMALSKLNSGGWVHIFPEGSRSKDGGKTIAPAKRGVGRLVMDADSLPVVIPFIHTGMQDIMPVGKRIPRAGKRVIVVVGDPINFDDLIIHNSDETQHISRGILYDKATERIGQRLQKLKAEVDRLAAEQKSELQHYHARDTMSYGTQLWQQVDWEAFGIGSSMLLSPEPSDVQEPPKQAKPALLLEPEQAKPELHLEPEQAMPELQLQQGIPATPPNAAISSNFSVPLWFRHHTDPSELVGFAARGMLKNGRFMEEGYRQWQQQATMNMICGSQTNSPKRAQCLT from the exons ATGCCGCTGCCGACGATGGCCCACTCATCGTCTTTCCTCCTCCCGTCCCCTCCCgcggacgacgccgccgccgccgccaccgcctacgccgtcgtcgtcctcaaCCAGCGCCTGCCCCGCTTCGCCCCCCTCATCTGGGACCGCG CGCAGCTGCGGGTGTGCGCGGACGGGGGCGCCAACCGGGTGTTCGACGGCATGCCGGAGCTGCTGCCCGGCGATGACCCGGAAGAGGTCCGCATGAG GTACAAGCCAGATGTAATCAAAGGGGATATGGACTCAATAAGGCCAGAAGTGAAGGAATACTATTCCAATCTG GGCACCGAAATAGTCGATAAATCACATGATCAGGACACCACTGACCTGCATAAATGTGTATCATTTATCACCAAAAAACCACCTGGATCTGAAAAGTCTATG CTGTCTATTCTTGTTCTAGGTGCACTTGGTGGAAGGTTTGATCATGAGATGGGGAACATCAACGTATTATATCGCTTCTCAAACGTCAGGATTATCCTCCTGTCTGATGACTGCTCGATCTTTCTGCTCCCGAAGACACACAGCCACGAGATTCATATCGTGCGATCGATCGAGGGTCCTCATTGTGGGTTGATTCCAATGGGTGCACCGTCGGCTAGAACCACCACCACAGGGCTCCGATGGAATTTAG TGGGCAAGGATGTTGATGGAGTTGAAGATTCTGTTATTATTCGGTCGCTTCAGGCATTGGCTGTTCCTCTTATTGGCAATGCTTGTCAtgtttttatgcatggctTCAACTCTGTTCAG ATTTATGGTGCAGAGAAACTTCAGCAGGCACTACAAGAGAGACCTAAAGGCAAGCCTCTTTTAACG GTGAGTAATCATGTAGCAGCTATGGATGACCCCTTTGTAATTGCCTCAATTCTCCCACCATCTGTCATGTTGGAAGCACAAAAGCTGAGATGGACACTGTGTGCGACTGATCGTTGCTTTACAAATCCAATCTTGTCTACATTCTTCAGGTCTGTTAAAGTGCTGCCTGTTTCTCGTGGCGATGGTATCTATCAAAAG GGAATGGACATGGCTCTTTCAAAGCTGAATAGTGGTGGATGGGTTCATATATTCCCCGAAGGAAGTCGTTCAAAGGATGGAGGGAAAACCATTGCTCCTGCCAAGAGAGGTGTTGGAAG ATTGGTAATGGATGCTGACAGCCTTCCAGTTGTAATACCCTTCATCCATACTGGAATGCAGGATATAATGCCTGTTGGAAAACGTATCCCAAGAGCAGGAAAAAGG gtgATTGTGGTTGTTGGCGACCCAATCAACTTTGATGACCTGATCATTCACAACAGCGATGAAACTCAACACATATCTAGAGGTATTTTGTATGATAAAGCGACAGAAAGGATCGGGCAGCGATTGCAGAAACTGAAAGCCGAAGTCGACAGATTGGCAGCAGAGCAGAAATCTGAACTCCAACATTATCATGCACGTGATACTATGAGTTATGGTACCCAGCTGTGGCAGCAGGTTGACTGGGAAGCATTCGGCATTGGGAGTTCTATGTTGTTGTCACCAGAACCTTCAGACGTGCAAGAGCCACCAAAGCAAGCCAAGCCTGCCTTACTCCTGGAACCTGAGCAAGCCAAGCCTGAACTACACCTGGAACCTGAGCAAGCTATGCCTGAGCTACAGCTGCAACAAGGCATTCCTGCAACGCCTCCCAATGCCGCGATCAGTTCCAATTTTAGTGTTCCACTCTGGTTCAGACACCACACAGACCCTTCTGAGCTCGTGGGGTTCGCCGCCCGTGGCATGCTCAAGAATGGCAGATTCATGGAGGAAGGCTACCGGCAATGGCAACAACAGGCTACAATGAACATGATTTGTGGATCTCAGACCAACAGTCCCAAGAGGGCTCAATGCTTGACTTGA
- the LOC102720766 gene encoding protein LURP-one-related 11-like yields MQLSLCNSEPEPEPEPEPEPEPELIINSDDRQGKQQQQQLYTVWMKSLVFSGRGCTVYGQDGRAAYRVDNYACRRRREVFVMDSAGRTLLKLLKKNFGVFKTWQGYSRCSNGGAASGEPWFRVQKEHRILKKKGGQCSVRAVAEIAMSGEVYRIIDGMSHKSDYRIIGAGDEVLAEIKRKQTEAGVVLGEDVLSLTVGPTADRLLVVGLVVVCGLLDRCI; encoded by the exons ATGCAGCTAAGCCTTTGCAATTCTGAACCTGAACCTGAACCTGAACCTGAACCTGAACCTGAACCTGAGCTCATCATCA ATTCAGATGATCGTCAggggaagcagcagcagcagcagctctaCACGGTGTGGATGAAATCGCTGGTGTTCAGCGGCCGTGGGTGCACCGTCTACGGCCAGGACGGCCGCGCCGCCTACCGCGTCGACAACTACGCCTGcaggcgccgccgcgaggTGTTCGTCATGGACAGCGCCGGCAGGACACTCCTCAAGCTACTCAAGAAG AATTTTGGGGTGTTCAAGACATGGCAAGGCTACTCCCGCTGCAGCAATGGCGGTGCAGCCTCGGGAGAGCCATGGTTCAGGGTGCAGAAGGAGCACAGGATTCTGAAGAAGAAGGGAGGGCAATGCAGTGTCAGAGCTGTGGCTGAGATCGCTATGAGCGGAGAGGTGTACAGGATCATCGATGGCATGTCGCACAAATCGGACTACAGGATCATTGGCGCAGGAGATGAGGTTCTGGCCGAGATCAAGAGGAAGCAGACGGAGGCAGGCGTCGTTCTGGGAGAAGATGTTCTGAGTCTGacagtgggccccaccgcgGATCGACTGCTCGTTGTGGGGCTTGTGGTCGTCTGTGGCCTCCTTGACCGCTGCATCtga
- the LOC102717752 gene encoding potassium transporter 6-like, producing the protein MVPPAANGAGGDVVLELSPSGDDSWKHLQQQEEGDGDGDDGSPRRTSSFGQAYKARHRQPQMFTVWQTLLLGYQSLGIVYGDLGTSPLYVFPSVVLPDADAADLVGILSLIIWTLTLMSLVKYALIVLKADDHGEGGTFALYSLLRQHVNFRGNIPVPLTRLASDVHLKFHSKRRDRPSWLHLFLENSTKAQVTLTFIVLVGTCMLIGDGALTPAISVLSAVQGIQSRSSHIKQEHVVVLSSLILVVLFLVQRFGTGRVSSSFSPIMLVWFASIAATGVYNVAVYYPPVLKAFSPHYIYLYFAKNGRAGWEQLGAVILCITGAEAMFADMGHFNKSSIQVAFSTVVYPSLILAYSGQAAYLVKHPGDMSTAFYSSVPRPLFWPMFVVATLAAIVASQSLVSASFSIIRQSIALGCFPRATVRHTSDEHEGQVYCPEINYFLMLVCLLITVGFQGGPEIGRAFGVAVIWVMLLTTMLMTVVMIVIWEVNGALAGAFFVFYLAIEGTYMSSLMTKVPQGGWVPFAITAFFLAITLSWTYGRKKKREYEARNAVGEEELAGIVSRSARVPGVCFFCTDLMDGVPPIVRHYAANTGSLRQLLLFVTFRTLPVTTVLAGERFLVAREPGRAGVYRCIVQYGYMDERDMVGDDFVRAAIAALGEVAESAEEAAAMELAPASGVSYVLGRTVLSMRRARRNWFRRFVINEVYRFLQKNFRSNVSTLRIDHAKTLQVGMIYEI; encoded by the exons ATGGTGCCGCCTGCCGccaacggcgccggcggcgatgtcgTCCTCGAGCTCAGCCCTTCCGGCGACGACAGCTGGAAGCATCTGCAACAGcaggaggagggcgacggcgacggcgacgacggctccCCGCGCCGGACGTCCAGCTTCGGCCAGGCTTACAAGGCGCGGCACCGGCAACCTCAG ATGTTCACGGTGTGGCAGACGCTGCTGCTGGGGTACCAGTCGCTGGGCATCGTCTACGGCGACCTCGGGACGTCGCCGCTCTACGTGTTCCCGtccgtcgtcctccccgacgccgacgcggcggaccTCGTCGGCATCCTCAGCCTCATCATCTGGACGCTCACCCTCATGAGCCTCGTCAAGTACGCCCTCATCGTCCTCAAGGCCGACGACCATGGCGAAG GTGGCACCTTCGCGCTGTACTCGCTGCTGCGGCAGCACGTGAATTTCAGGGGGAACATACCGGTGCCGCTCACCCGGCTGGCGTCCGACGTCCATCTCAAGTTCCACAGCAAGAGGAGAGACCGGCCGTCATGGCTGCACCTGTTCCTGGAGAACAGCACCAAGGCGCAGGTGACCCTCACCTTCATCGTGCTGGTCGGCACCTGCATGctcatcggcgacggcgccctcACTCCGGCCATCTCAG TTCTTTCGGCCGTGCAAGGAATCCAGTCAAGATCTTCGCACATCAAACAAG AGCACGTCGTGGTGCTGAGCTCCCTGATCCTGGTGGTCCTCTTCCTCGTCCAGCGGTTCGGCACCGGCAGGGTCAGCTCCTCCTTCTCGCCGATCATGCTGGTGTGGTTCGCGTCCATCGCGGCGACCGGCGTCTACAACGTCGCCGTCTACTACCCGCCGGTCCTGAAGGCCTTCTCGCCGCACTACATCTACCTCTACTTCGCCAAGAACGGGCGAGCCGGGTGGGAGCAGCTCGGTGCAGTTATTCTCTGCATCACAG GTGCTGAGGCCATGTTTGCTGATATGGGACACTTCAACAAGTCGTCGATTCAG GTCGCATTCTCGACGGTGGTGTACCCGTCCCTGATCCTGGCATACTCCGGGCAGGCGGCGTACCTGGTGAAGCACCCCGGCGACATGAGCACGGCGTTCTACAGCAGCGTCCCCCGGCCGCTGTTCTGGCCGATGTTCGTCGTGGCCACCCTGGCCGCCATCGTCGCCAGCCAGTCGCTCGTCTCCGCCAGCTTCTCCATCATCCGCCAGTCCATCGCCCTGGGCTGCTTCCCGAGGGCCACGGTGAGGCACACCTCCGACGAGCACGAGGGCCAGGTGTACTGCCCGGAGATCAACTACTTCCTGATGCTCGTCTGCCTCCTCATCACCGTCGGCTTCCAGGGTGGCCCGGAGATCGGCCGCGCTTTCG GCGTGGCAGTGATCTGGGTGATGCTTCTGACGACGATGCTGATGACGGTGGTGATGATCGTGATCTGGGAGGTGAACGGCGCCCTGGCCGGCGCGTTCTTCGTCTTCTACCTGGCGATCGAGGGCACGTACATGAGCTCGCTGATGACCAAGGTGCCGCAGGGCGGGTGGGTGCCGTTCGCCATCACCGCCTTCTTCCTCGCCATCACGCTGTCGTGGACGTACGGCCGCAAGAAGAAGCGCGAGTACGAGGCGCGCAacgccgtcggcgaggaggagctcgccgGCATCGTGTCCCGGAGCGCCCGCGTCCCGGGGGTCTGCTTCTTCTGCACCGACCTGATGGACGGCGTCCCGCCGATCGTGCGCCACTACGCCGCCAACACGGGCTCCCTCCgccagctgctgctgttcgTCACGTTCCGCACGCTGCCGGTGACGACggtgctcgccggcgagcggtTCCTGGTGGCGCGGGAGCCCGGCCGCGCCGGGGTGTACCGGTGCATCGTCCAGTACGGGTACATGGACGAGCGCGACATGGTGGGCGACGacttcgtccgcgccgccatcgccgcgctGGGCGAGGTGGCCGAGTCcgccgaggaggccgcggcCATGGAGCTggctccggcgagcggcgtCAGCTACGTGCTCGGGAGGACGGTGCTGAGCATGCGCAGGGCGAGGCGCAACTGGTTCAGGCGCTTCGTCATCAACGAGGTCTACAGGTTCTTGCAGAAGAACTTTAGGTCAAACGTCTCCACGCTCCGGATCGACCATGCCAAGACCTTGCAGGTCGGAATGATCTATGAGATCTGA
- the LOC102720486 gene encoding uncharacterized protein LOC102720486 isoform X1, translating to MAAGGGVPWGDRARVVGAQIRSRFRVGVAPVDRRWLWRRRADGRAASEAVRQWTERVRALWQRDKGTDRSSSSLPGTSQAAAAGKPSSAALRFYRKKVGKDVDGVEDSVIIRSLQALAVPLIGNACHVFMHGFNSVQIYGAEKLQQALQERPKGKPLLTVSNHVAAMDDPFVIASILPPSVMLEAQKLRWTLCATDRCFTNPILSTFFRSVKVLPVSRGDGIYQKGMDMALSKLNSGGWVHIFPEGSRSKDGGKTIAPAKRGVGRLVMDADSLPVVIPFIHTGMQDIMPVGKRIPRAGKRVIVVVGDPINFDDLIIHNSDETQHISRGILYDKATERIGQRLQKLKAEVDRLAAEQKSELQHYHARDTMSYGTQLWQQVDWEAFGIGSSMLLSPEPSDVQEPPKQAKPALLLEPEQAKPELHLEPEQAMPELQLQQGIPATPPNAAISSNFSVPLWFRHHTDPSELVGFAARGMLKNGRFMEEGYRQWQQQATMNMICGSQTNSPKRAQCLT from the exons atggcggccggcggcggggtgcCGTGGGGGGACCGGGCCCGGGTGGTAGGGGCGCAGATCCGCAGCAGGTTCCGCGTCGGCGTGGCGCCCGTGGACCGGCGGtggctgtggcggcggcgcgcggacggccgcgccgcctccgagGCGGTCCGGCAGTGGACGGAGCGCGTGCGGGCGCTGTGGCAGAGGGACAAGGGCACGGATCGGAGCTCCTCGTCGCTGCCGGGGACGTCtcaggcggcggccgcggggaAGCCGTCCTCTGCTGCTTTGAGGTTCTACCGGAAGAAAG TGGGCAAGGATGTTGATGGAGTTGAAGATTCTGTTATTATTCGGTCGCTTCAGGCATTGGCTGTTCCTCTTATTGGCAATGCTTGTCAtgtttttatgcatggctTCAACTCTGTTCAG ATTTATGGTGCAGAGAAACTTCAGCAGGCACTACAAGAGAGACCTAAAGGCAAGCCTCTTTTAACG GTGAGTAATCATGTAGCAGCTATGGATGACCCCTTTGTAATTGCCTCAATTCTCCCACCATCTGTCATGTTGGAAGCACAAAAGCTGAGATGGACACTGTGTGCGACTGATCGTTGCTTTACAAATCCAATCTTGTCTACATTCTTCAGGTCTGTTAAAGTGCTGCCTGTTTCTCGTGGCGATGGTATCTATCAAAAG GGAATGGACATGGCTCTTTCAAAGCTGAATAGTGGTGGATGGGTTCATATATTCCCCGAAGGAAGTCGTTCAAAGGATGGAGGGAAAACCATTGCTCCTGCCAAGAGAGGTGTTGGAAG ATTGGTAATGGATGCTGACAGCCTTCCAGTTGTAATACCCTTCATCCATACTGGAATGCAGGATATAATGCCTGTTGGAAAACGTATCCCAAGAGCAGGAAAAAGG gtgATTGTGGTTGTTGGCGACCCAATCAACTTTGATGACCTGATCATTCACAACAGCGATGAAACTCAACACATATCTAGAGGTATTTTGTATGATAAAGCGACAGAAAGGATCGGGCAGCGATTGCAGAAACTGAAAGCCGAAGTCGACAGATTGGCAGCAGAGCAGAAATCTGAACTCCAACATTATCATGCACGTGATACTATGAGTTATGGTACCCAGCTGTGGCAGCAGGTTGACTGGGAAGCATTCGGCATTGGGAGTTCTATGTTGTTGTCACCAGAACCTTCAGACGTGCAAGAGCCACCAAAGCAAGCCAAGCCTGCCTTACTCCTGGAACCTGAGCAAGCCAAGCCTGAACTACACCTGGAACCTGAGCAAGCTATGCCTGAGCTACAGCTGCAACAAGGCATTCCTGCAACGCCTCCCAATGCCGCGATCAGTTCCAATTTTAGTGTTCCACTCTGGTTCAGACACCACACAGACCCTTCTGAGCTCGTGGGGTTCGCCGCCCGTGGCATGCTCAAGAATGGCAGATTCATGGAGGAAGGCTACCGGCAATGGCAACAACAGGCTACAATGAACATGATTTGTGGATCTCAGACCAACAGTCCCAAGAGGGCTCAATGCTTGACTTGA